The Camelus dromedarius isolate mCamDro1 chromosome 1, mCamDro1.pat, whole genome shotgun sequence genome has a window encoding:
- the SLC9B1 gene encoding sodium/hydrogen exchanger 9B1 isoform X3, whose amino-acid sequence MPSVPQLPPLLGMLLAGFTVRNVPFLSDIVHLSNTLSSTLRNTALTIVLVQAGLGLDPQALKHLKGVCLRLSMGPCLIEACSAAVISHFVMNFPWQWGFLLGFVLGAVSPAVVVPSMLHLQEEGYGVEKGIPTLLIAASSLDDILAITGFNTCLSIVFSSGDILSNVLSSFRDILIGVLVGAVLGMFVRFFPSRDQRKLPVKRAFLLLSMCVSAVLGGHRIGMNAAGGLCTLVLSFIAGNGWSKEKIKVQKIIGTAWNIFQPLLFGLVGAEVSVISLQSNAIGICVTTLSLALLVRISFTFVLTCFTGFKFKEKIFIALSWMPKATVQAVLGPLALERARISAPHLEPYSRDVMTIAFLAILITAPNGAVIIGILGPKVLTRRDPSKMKVELSELELH is encoded by the exons ATGCCTTCAGTGCCTCAACTTCCTCCTCTTCTTG ggATGTTACTGGCTGGTTTTACCGTTAGGAATGTTCCATTCCTCAGTGATATCGTCCATCTTAGTAACACATTATCTTCAACGTTAAGAAACACTGCCCTTACCATTGTTCTAGTGCAAGCTGGGCTTGGACTCGATCCACAG GCTTTGAAGCATTTGAAGGGAGTTTGTTTAAGATTGTCTATGGGTCCATGCCTCATAGAGGCATGTTCAGCTGCTGTTATTTCCCACTTCGTTATGAATTTTCCTTGGCAATGGGGATTTCTATTAGG TTTTGTGTTAGGTGCTGTCTCTCCTGCGGTTGTTGTCCCTTCCATGCTTCATTTACAAGAAGAGGGATATGGTGTTGAGAAAGGCATTCCAACCTTATTAATAGCTGCCAGCAGTTTGGATGACATCCTGGCTATCACTGGATTCAATACATGCCTCAGCATAGTCTTCTCCTCAG GTGATATTCTTAGTAACGTCCTGTCCTCTTTTCGGGACATACTTATTGGTGTGCTGGTAGGAGCTGTTTTGGGAATGTTTGTTCGATTTTTTCCAAGTAGAGATCAG AGAAAGCTTCCAGTGAAGAGAGCATTTCTGCTGTTGAGTATGTGTGTTTCTGCCGTCTTAGGCGGCCATCGCATTGGTATGAATGCAGCTGGAGGATTATGCACACTGGTACTGAGTTTCATTGCAGGGAATGGTTGGTCCAAAGAAAag ATTAAAGTCCAAAAAATTATTGGAactgcatggaatatttttcaaccCCTTCTTTTTGGTTTGGTTGGAGCAGAAGTATCTGTTATCTCTCTTCAGTCAAATGCTATTG GCATTTGTGTTACTACCTTGAGTTTGGCATTATTGGTTCgaatttcttttacatttgtatTGACGTGTTTTACTGGCTTtaaatttaaggagaaaatatttattgctttatCGTGGATGCCCAAAGCTACAGTCCAG GCTGTATTAGGTCCTCTGGCTCTAGAAAGAGCAAGAATCAGCGCACCTCATTTGGAACCATATTCGAGGGATGTGATGACAATAGCTTTTCTAGCCATCTTGATCACAGCTCCAAATGGGGCTGTAATTATTGGCATTCTGGGGCCCAAAGTACTTACTCGCCGTGACCCAAGCAAAATGAAAGTGGAATTGTCAGAATTAGAATTACATTAA